Proteins from a genomic interval of Colletotrichum higginsianum IMI 349063 chromosome 6, whole genome shotgun sequence:
- a CDS encoding Fungal cellulose binding domain-containing protein yields MKLFSRTGALAALLAATPFFDGVAAQSPVPTTFTDPGTGIIFNTWSASSAQTAGGMTYGFALPENALTTNANEFIGYLQCASKNGQGTGWCGISIGGYMVNRLLVVAWPNAGEILTSFRWASGFEMPPVYAGDAKLTQIASTINATHYTLIYRCQNCFQWNHNGVTGSIPTSAGGMALGWVQAFNSPTNPSCPANIILAQHDNQGIHGAGLDTTVANPSYSAWAALATKTVTGNCGGGPTATSAPTSTATGVPGPTGVPVPSDTYDYIVVGAGAGGIPLADKLSEAGKSVLLIEKGPPSSGRWGGTMKPAWLEGTNLTRFDVPGLCNQIWRASGGIACQDTDQMAGCVLGGGTAINAALWWKPYAQDWDYNFPSGWKSSDVAAATSRVFSRIPGTTTPSQDGKVYLTNGFNAIAGGLRTSGWRELDLNANPNAKNRTFGKTPYMYSGGERGGPMATYLVSASKRGNFKLWTRTAVKRVVRSGGHITGIEVEPYQEGGYVGTVNVTPVTGRVILSAGTFGSAKVLLRSGIGPTDQLEVVKGTTDGPTMIGNSSWINLPVGYNLEDHTNTDTVVTHPDVQFYDFYAAYVGPNATEKDAYLQKRSGILAQSAPNIGPLFFEEIKGADGITRQLQYTARMEGSLDVPDGKAITISQYLGRGATSRGRMTINAALSTVVSTQPYLNDQNDVEAVIKGLENLQASLRGVPNLIWNFPPPGTSVRDYVNSTPKTYTSRRANHWIGTNKLGTRDGRSAGDAVVDVNTKVYGTDNLFVVDASIFPGMVTTNPSSYIVVAAEHAAARILALATAAAQPLYAQCGGSTWNGSFQCAAGLKCTFKDAYYSQCL; encoded by the exons ATGAAGCTCTTCAGCCGTACCGGTGCTCTAGCAGCCCTCCTGGCGGCTACGCCAT TTTTCGATGGAGTCGCCGCGCAGTCCCCCGTCCCGACCACCTTCACCGACCCGGGAACCGGCATCATCTTCAACACCTGGTCGGCCAGCAGTGCTCAGACGGCCGGAGGCATGACCTATGGTTTTGCCCTTCCTGAGAACGCCCTGACAACCAACGCCAACGAGTTCATCGGTTACCTG CAATGCGCATCCAAGAACGGCCAGGGCACCGGCTGGTGCGGTATCTCGATTGGCGGCTACATGGTCAACAGGCTCCTCGTCGTGGCATGGCCCAACGCCGGGGAGATCCTCACCTCGTTCCGCTGGGCATCCGGCTTCGAAATGCCCCCCGTctacgccggcgacgccaaGCTGACGCAGATCGCGTCCACCATCAACGCAACACACTACACCCTCATCTACCGCTGCCAGAACTGCTTCCAGTGGAACCACAACGGCGTCACGGGAAGCATCCCGACCAGCGCGGGAGGCATGGCCCTCGGCTGGGTCCAGGCATTCAACAGCCCGACCAACCCATCGTGTCCCGCCAACATCATTCTGGCCCAGCACGACAACCAGGGCATTCACGGCGCCGGACTGGACACCACCGTGGCCAACCCCTCCTACTCAGCCTGGGCCGCCCTGGCCACCAAGACCGTGACCGGCAACTGCGGAGGCGGCCCCACggccacgtcggcgccgacctctACGGCGACCGGCGTCCCGGGACCCACCGGGGTGCCCGTGCCCTCCGACACGTACGACTACATCGTGGTCGGAGCCGGCGCTGGCGGCATCCCGCTCGCCGACAAGCTGAGCGAGGCAGGTAAGAGCGTGCTGCTGATCGAAAAGGGACCGCCGTCCTCGGGCCGATGGGGCGGCACCATGAAGCCCGCTTGGCTCGAAGGCACCAACCTGACCAGGTTCGACGTGCCTGGTCTCTGCAACCAGATCTGGCGCGCCTCGGGCGGAATCGCCTGCCAGGACACCGACCAGATGGCCGGCTGCGTGCTCGGCGGAGGCACGGCCATCAACGCCGCTCTTTGGTGGAAG CCCTACGCCCAGGACTGGGACTACAACTTCCCCTCGGGCTGGAAGTCgagcgacgtcgccgccgcgacgagCCGCGTCTTCTCTCGCATCCCGGGcaccacgacgccgtcccAGGACGGCAAGGTCTACCTCACCAACGGCttcaacgccatcgccggcggcctgcgCACCTCGGGCTGGCGGGAGCTCGACCTCAACGCCAACCCCAACGCCAAGAACCGCACGTTCGGCAAGACGCCCTACATGTACTCGGGCGGCGAGCGCGGCGGGCCGATGGCGACGTACCTTGTCTCGGCGAGCAAGCGCGGCAACTTCAAGCTGTGGACCAGGACGGCCGTCAAGCGCGTCGTCCGCTCGGGCGGGCACATCACGGGCATCGAGGTCGAGCCCTACCAGGAGGGCGGCTACGTCGGGACGGTCAACGTGACGCCCGTCACGGGCCGCGTCATCCTGTCGGCCGGCACGTTCGGGAGCGCCAAGGTGCTGCTGCGCAGCGGCATCGGGCCGACGGAccagctcgaggtcgtcaagggcaCCACGGACGGGCCGACGATGATCGGCAACTCGTCGTGGATCAACCTGCCTGTGGGGTACAACCTCGAGGATCATACCAAC ACCGACACCGTCGTCACTCACCCAGACGTGCAGTTCTACGACTTCTACGCCGCCTACGTCGGCCCCAACGCCACCGAGAAGGACGCCTACCTGCAGAAGCGGAGCGGCATCCTGGCCCAGTCCGCGCCCAACATCGGGCCCCT GTTCTTTGAGGAGatcaagggcgccgacggcatcacGCGCCAGCTGCAGTACACGGCGCGCATGGAGGGCAGCCTCGACGTCCCCGACGGCA AAGCCATCACCATCAGCCAGtacctcggccgcggcgccaCCTCGCGCGGCCGCATGAccatcaacgccgccctCAGCACCGTCGTCTCCACGCAGCCGTACCTGAACGACCagaacgacgtcgaggccgtcatcaaGGGCCTCGAGAACCTGCAGGCCTCGCTCCGCGGCGTGCCCAACCTCATCTGGAACTTCCCCCCGCCCGGCACCTCGGTCCGGGACTACGTCAACAGCACGCCCAAGACGTACACGAGCCGCCGCGCGAACCACTGGATCG GCACCAACAAGCTCGGCACCAGAGACGGCCGCAGCgcaggcgacgccgtcgtcgacgtcaacaCAAAGGTCTACGGCACCGACaacctcttcgtcgtcgacgcctccATCTTCCCGGGCATGGTGACGACGAACCCGTCGTCGtacatcgtcgtcgccgccgagcacgccgccgcgcgcatcctcgccctcgcgaccgccgccgcgcagCCGCTGTACGCCCAGTGCGGCGGCTCGACGTGGAACGGCAGCTTCCAGTGCGCCGCCGGGCTGAAGTGCACCTTCAAGGACGCGTACTATTCGCAG TGTCTCTAA
- a CDS encoding Arabinosidase, which translates to MVSLRSLLAAGLAATSAFANPIQSLDFTGTSLAPRADPNLTGYLGAFFLGAEPYVYLYLSNGNNPNSFRALNGGSPVIRPTKGTGGVRDPAIVEGGGAEKGKKWYIVGTDLDIGKTTWDAAQRQGSKGIFVWESTDLVNWSAERLVVVENANAGMVWAPEAIWDPTKGQYLVHWASKFYPASDPNHTGAPGPIVIRYAYTSDFRTFSAPQTYIDKSPTNIIDLNILPTSTDGRSFVRFLKDESLKTVFVEVTTTGLFGTWTRPGGSSAIIASGVEGPAAYWDNQVAGKAHVLLDFYGADGYRPYETTNVASNSGWTASSRTGFPTGLRHGSVLPINKTAYDALATRWG; encoded by the exons ATGGTCTCTCTCAGatccctcctcgccgccggcctggccgccacctcggccttcgCCAACCCAATCCAGTCCCTCGACTTCACCGGCACTTCCCTCGCGCCGCGTGCAGACCCGAACCTGACGGGCTACCTCGGtgccttcttcctcggcgccgagccgTACGTCTACCTGTACCTTTCCAACGGGAATAACCCCAACTCGTTCCGCGCCCTCAATGGCGGCTCGCCCGTCATCCGCCCGACAAAGGGCACCGGTGGTGTGCGCGACCCGgccatcgtcgagggcggcggcgccgagaagggcaagaagtgGTACATTGTCGGTACGGACCTGGATATCGGAAAG ACGACCTGGGATGCGGCCCAGAGACAGGGGTCCAAGGGCATCTTCGTCTGGGAGAGCACCGATCTCGTCAACTGGAGTGCCGAgaggctcgtcgtcgtcgaaaacgccaacgccggcatGGTCTGGGCCCCCGAAGCCATCTGGGACCCGACAAAGGGCCAGTACCTCGTCCATTGGGCATCCAAGTTT TATCCCGCATCGGACCCCAATCACACCGGCGCCCCCGGCCCCATCGTGATCCGCTACGCCTACACCTCCGACTTCCGCACCTTCTCGGCCCCGCAGACCTACATCGACAAATCGCCCACCAACATCATCGACCTCAACATCCTGCCGACCTCGACAGACGGCCGCTCTTTCGTGCGCTTCCTCAAGGACGAGAGCCTCAAGACTGTCTTCGTCGAGGTCACTACCACCGGCCTCTTCGGCACCTGGACGCGCCCCGGCGGCAGTTCCGCCATCATCGCgagcggcgtcgagggcccCGCCGCCTACTGGGACAACCAAGTTGCCGGCAAGGCTCACGTCCTGCTCGACTTTTACGGTGCTGACGGCTACCGTCCGTACGAGACGACCAACGTGGCCAGCAACTCGGGCTGGACCGCGAGCTCGCGAACCGGATTCCCCACTGGGCTGAGGCATGGTAGCGTGCTGCCCATCAACAAGACGGCGTACGATGCTTTGGCAACCCGCTGGGGTTAA